DNA sequence from the Pseudomonadota bacterium genome:
CCACAACTGCCTCCTCTGTGTATATAATGTTTTATAGCAACAGGCGCATTGGGTTGGATGTCTTTTGAGATATTAGTTGAATTATCATATGACACATATACGTATTTGAGGTTAAAGTCCCTGGCATTGTAAAATAAAAAGCTGAATTTTTGTTTATAGCTAAGTTGAGCGCATTCTTTACTATAGTGTACTTCCGCTTTCTTAAGCGCAGGATACCATCGCAGATCATAAGGTTCACAATAAACCGGAAATTTATCGCTTCCCAGTTCTTCTTCGGGCACAACCGCCATATTCCATGATATTATTAAGTCAGGTACTGCCAGAAGATATGGATTAAGTATGGAAACTGACTGCATTGAAGGGCCTTCAATACTGTCATTACCACGGCCATAGGAAGCTCCCATAGTTCCCCACCATGGTCTGCCATCTTCAATCTGACCAAAAACTGTCCGTGAAGGAATATAGTCGCCTTCAATGAGTTCCGGATATTGATAAACGGCATCTGTCCTAAGATCGTACACTTCCGATTTGGACATAAAATCCAGATCCATAACAGAATTCAGATTTATATCTATTTCTTCTTCTGATGCAAAGTCGCCAATGGCAAGCTGATTTGCGGTTTTCTGAATATTAGCAAGTTCATTTTTACTTGCAGCAGGTGTATTTTGAATTACAGCAGAAACTGATTCTTGTTCGGCCGGATGCTTCCGTAGTAACGGGTAGGCAATTACCGCCAATACAACAAGAGCGATAAATAATATTAAAGTAACAATGCTCATACCGCTTTGGCCAGACGATTCAACTCGCTTTGCATTTGTTTTTAAAGGACATATATCCATATTATCATCTCTCACTAAAAGGCAATCCACATAAATTCAGGCTTAAAGAGCCACTTTCAAAACGTTTCAGTTTGGTCAAGGTCAAGGCGGATGAAAATTTTGTATATAATATTTTTTTCATCTCTACATCTCCCGACATTTTATTCTTTTCTTTTTACCAAGGCATCTTTAATATCTTGCAACTCTTTTAATAACTTTTTTGTGGTTATGTTATTTTTATACGCCATTATAATCAATTTTACAGAAACAAGAAACACACCTGCTTCTAAAAGCAGATCGTGAGTAAGACCTTTGGTAAACAATGCCAATACAAAAAGCACAAAAGTAATCGCTATAATCACTGAAGATCCGACATCAAAATGTTCTCTCATTTCTTATTAACCTTTTCCATATATATAATTTCTATATGGTCACAATCATAACCACCCGTTTTATAGATATTATAACCTAATTTTTTATAAAGATGTATATTATTATCGCTTTTAGAACCTACAAAAAGCTCAAATCTTTTTGGGGTAAAATGCTTTTCAATTTCTTTCATCAAAGCTGCTCCGATGCCTTGATTTTGCATATCAGGAAGAACTGCCAGCTTGCCGACAAAACAAGTCCCATCTTCTTCATATGCTCTCACAGTGCCGATAATTTGTTTTTCAGAAACAGCTTTTAATATTATATATGTTTTGAATTGTTCTTTTATTTCAGCAATTGTCTGTTTAAGTGGAGGTATATTATAATCATTGTAGCGTTTGGCCTCAATTTGATAAGCCAACTTCTGCAATCTCAAGACTTCTTCTGCATCAGTAATTTTTGCTTGTATGATTGCCATATAAATAGCCCGGACTAACTCAACTGTTTTGTTCGGCATTTTCAGTTTGCCATTTCATTTGCAGTTTTCTTTGATTAACAGAGCAATCTCGAAGATAAAGGTTTATTAAGTTTTGGTAAGGAATGCCCAAATCTTCCGACATAGACTTGAAATATGAAATGGTATCACGGTCAAGCCGAATAGTTACCGGTTGTTTTAAATGTTTTATATAGGGATTTTTACGGCCCTTCATTTTGGAAAAATCATAATGGTCTCTCATTTTCTGTATCTCCAATAATCTTTTTCTTCATCGCCATCCGCTTTTCTGGCAGATATAATTCTAAACTTTTTAATTTTAGCCTTTTCTTTCTGTTTATTCCATTAAAAACGTAGCTCAGCTATATGTACATTTTACTTATAATTATGAAAATGTAAAGATTGAAGATTCACAGTTGAAGCAACGGAATTAGGACTCGTTTTTGCGGTACAAGTTTAATCCGAACATGCCGGTTTTCTTTTCCCATTATCTTCCAAAATTCACTTTATAACTAGTGCCCATCCATAAACGGCATCTTGCGACCCATATCTGCGTTCTCGCATTTTTGAAATACTCGACGTAAGACCATTACGCCTGCGTTTTCAAAAATGCTGCGGCCTTGATCTGAACCGCAATCTACCATTTCTGGATGGACACTAACGATCAGATTCATTAAAAATATCATTATAGAATCGCATATATAGAAAAATTAATATTTGTAAAAACAGGACAATATGAGTTATAGTTTTATAAAAGTGATTTTTGAGCAACAGTTTTTAAATGTCTTTGAACCAAACAAATGCAATAGAAAGGGGAAGGTAACTATGCAAAGAGAAGCTATGAGCGATGTTCAGTTGTCTGAGGGCTTAAACCATGATGTTGACATGCCACAAGGTGACTATATGGAAGATTTTGCTCAACTTGTTATAGCAGAGTCAGAGGATTATGACCTTTGCTTCGTACCTAATTTATGGCATGTCGGCGGAGGAAAGAGCGGCTATTGGCAAGTGGATAAAGCATTGATGATCCAGACAACTTTTATGATGATCCCCAAAAACAAACGTGGCAAAATGCATAACAACGAATTTATCAGCAACCGCTTAGACCCCAAAGATTGGGTCGACACAGATTTTTCAATCAAGCAGGTCGGAGATTCGATAGTCTGGAAAACACAAAAAATGGAATTTATTTCCCGGCCTCCCTTTTGGGAAATTAAGGGCGATCACATGGGCATTCAGTACAATATGCTTTTTGGAGGTATTGGCAAAGCAATAAGAAGTGGCGGCCTTTGGGAGGACTTGCCTAAAACGCTTCGCGCCGGTTATGACCATTTCTGTTGGGTTGAAGGTGATATTACTGTCGGAGGCAAGAAACATGTTCTAAAAAATGCTTACGGGCTTCATGAAAGATTAACATTCGGAAAAACATATGACCCGGTTACATCAATGCGTAAACCATACAACTGGGTTTTGGGCATGAATGACAAATATCGTATATACTTCTTCGTTTTACCGGGAGAGGAAAAAATAGGGCAAGGTCAAATCTCTATCAATGATGAAAAGCTTGCATTCGGCTTGGGAGATATTTCGGTAAAGGATATGGAAATGTGGATAGATCCGCTTACAGGGATGCAGGTTCCATCCAGATGGGAATTCAAGCTGAACTCTAAAGATGGTAAAGTAGACCTGGAAATTGCAGCGGGAGGAAGAAGCATATTTACTGTAGCATCACACACAGGAACTACGGTTCGCTATGCATATTCATGTTTAATCAACGGCCAGGCAATTTTTGCAGATGGCCGCAAAGCTGATATCAATGATGTCATG
Encoded proteins:
- a CDS encoding GNAT family N-acetyltransferase, encoding MAIIQAKITDAEEVLRLQKLAYQIEAKRYNDYNIPPLKQTIAEIKEQFKTYIILKAVSEKQIIGTVRAYEEDGTCFVGKLAVLPDMQNQGIGAALMKEIEKHFTPKRFELFVGSKSDNNIHLYKKLGYNIYKTGGYDCDHIEIIYMEKVNKK
- a CDS encoding BrnA antitoxin family protein; its protein translation is MRDHYDFSKMKGRKNPYIKHLKQPVTIRLDRDTISYFKSMSEDLGIPYQNLINLYLRDCSVNQRKLQMKWQTENAEQNS